The Hymenobacter oligotrophus genome has a window encoding:
- a CDS encoding ribosome maturation factor RimP produces the protein MSFERTRIQQMLEASLPGPEYFVVGLTVSDTAVRPKITATIDGDQGIGIDELGSITRRLTRQIDEAYGEDAAYSLEVTSPGADQPLVSPRQYPRHAGRMLSLKMADGTEKTGTLEEATADGVVLSEVVKEKNKKKTLEPALVPFSDISEAKVVISFK, from the coding sequence ATGAGCTTCGAACGTACCCGCATCCAACAAATGCTTGAGGCCAGCCTACCCGGCCCCGAGTACTTTGTGGTGGGCCTGACGGTAAGCGATACGGCTGTCCGTCCGAAAATCACGGCGACCATCGACGGCGACCAAGGCATCGGCATCGATGAGCTTGGCTCTATCACCCGTCGCCTAACCCGCCAAATCGACGAGGCGTACGGCGAAGACGCGGCGTACTCGCTGGAAGTAACCTCGCCCGGTGCCGATCAGCCCCTCGTGAGCCCGCGCCAGTATCCCCGCCACGCCGGCCGTATGCTCAGCCTGAAAATGGCCGACGGTACCGAAAAAACCGGCACCCTCGAAGAAGCCACCGCCGACGGCGTGGTGCTGAGCGAAGTGGTAAAAGAAAAGAACAAGAAAAAAACCTTGGAGCCCGCGCTCGTTCCGTTTTCGGACATCAGCGAGGCCAAAGTGGTTATCTCATTTAAGTAA
- the nusA gene encoding transcription termination factor NusA: MNTLNLIESFSEFAKFKNIDRPTMMSILEEVFRTMIRKKYNDDSNFDVIINPDNGDLEIWRNREIVDDESEDIWDHDKIPLAEARKIEPDFEVGEEVSEQVKLEEFGRRAVLMARQTLIQRIKDLERDNLYQKYKDMVGEIIAGEVYQVWGRETLVLDQEENELSLPKTEQIPKDRYRKGDTIRAVVHRVDVLNGAPKIILSRAAPAFLERLMEQEVPEIFDGLITIKNIVREPGERAKVAVESYDDRIDPVGACVGMKGSRIHAVVRELENENIDIINYTDNLELYIQRALSPAKISSMKINEQTGRVSVFLKPDQVSLAIGRGGANIKLASRLVGMEIDVFREADSYEEDIALEEFSDEIDQWIIDELKKIGLDTGRAVLAVNKADIVRRTELEEENVEDVFRVIQAEFDGEDEAAEPAEGEAAEPNA, translated from the coding sequence ATGAACACGCTCAACCTCATCGAGTCGTTCTCGGAGTTTGCCAAGTTCAAGAACATCGACCGTCCTACCATGATGAGCATCCTCGAAGAGGTGTTCCGGACGATGATTCGCAAGAAGTACAACGACGACTCCAACTTCGACGTCATCATCAACCCCGATAACGGCGACTTGGAAATTTGGCGTAACCGCGAAATCGTGGACGACGAATCCGAGGACATCTGGGACCACGACAAGATTCCGCTGGCTGAAGCCCGCAAAATCGAGCCCGACTTTGAGGTAGGCGAAGAAGTATCGGAGCAGGTGAAACTAGAAGAGTTTGGCCGCCGCGCTGTGCTTATGGCCCGCCAAACGCTGATTCAGCGCATTAAGGACCTAGAGCGCGACAACCTGTACCAGAAGTACAAAGACATGGTCGGCGAAATCATTGCCGGCGAAGTGTACCAAGTGTGGGGCCGCGAAACGCTGGTGCTCGATCAGGAAGAAAACGAACTGAGCCTGCCCAAAACCGAGCAGATACCCAAGGACCGCTACCGCAAAGGCGACACCATCCGGGCCGTAGTGCACCGCGTGGATGTGCTCAACGGTGCCCCGAAGATCATTCTGTCGCGTGCTGCTCCGGCTTTCTTAGAGCGCCTGATGGAGCAGGAAGTGCCCGAAATCTTCGATGGACTGATCACCATCAAGAACATCGTGCGCGAGCCCGGCGAACGTGCCAAAGTAGCCGTTGAAAGCTACGACGACCGCATCGACCCGGTAGGCGCCTGCGTGGGCATGAAAGGCTCACGTATCCACGCTGTGGTGCGCGAACTCGAGAACGAGAACATCGACATCATCAACTACACCGACAACCTCGAGCTGTACATCCAGCGCGCGTTGTCGCCGGCCAAAATCTCATCGATGAAAATCAATGAACAAACTGGCCGTGTTTCGGTGTTCTTGAAACCCGACCAAGTGTCGCTGGCCATTGGCCGCGGTGGTGCCAACATTAAACTGGCTTCCCGCCTCGTGGGCATGGAAATCGACGTGTTCCGCGAAGCCGATTCTTACGAAGAGGATATTGCGCTAGAGGAATTCAGCGACGAAATCGACCAGTGGATTATCGATGAGTTGAAGAAAATCGGCCTCGACACGGGTCGTGCCGTATTGGCGGTGAACAAAGCCGATATCGTACGCCGTACCGAACTGGAGGAGGAGAACGTAGAAGACGTTTTCCGCGTCATCCAGGCCGAATTCGACGGCGAGGACGAAGCTGCGGAGCCTGCTGAAGGCGAAGCCGCGGAACCCAACGCGTAA
- the infB gene encoding translation initiation factor IF-2: protein MAEAASKRLKQAATDLNVGTHTIVDFLATKGISVENKPTTKLSADQVALLNKEFASSAQDKAEATKRSQSLRHTELEQASQAKVVATPKPAEPAAPAPQPAPAPTAEAKPAASAPQPAPAPSADNGRPVPGLKVLGKIELDAKGRPVPPKPAQPAPAPAAPAPAAAAPAQPAPSAPAPAPAPKPAPAPQPAPVAQQPAAPKPAPAPAPVAAPAPVAAPQAAKPAPAPAPAAAAPAQPAVAATAPAPAPTPAPEPQLAAPAPAAAAPASAEQTTEQGTIIARADQLKGLTVLGKIELPTDASRRGGGNRGARPVASSDVRKAGIGDKKKRQRITTPGGQQQGPGQGGNQQQGGNRAPGTGNDRPTRPANQGNRPGGHGGRDNRGGNPNRPAPAVSPEQSDKQIQDQIKATLARLSGGRGGNQQNRAKYRRDKRAGIAEAQELARQQSELASKTLKLTEFISANDLASLMNASVNDVIKVCLNMGMFVSINQRLDAEAITVIADEFGYDVEFLSAEDEQDVAIVDEDDPDALQDRAPIVTIMGHVDHGKTSLLDYIRSAQVAKGEAGGITQHIGAYEVTTDSGRKITFLDTPGHEAFTAMRARGAKVTDIAIIVVAADDSVMPQTKEAINHAQAAGVPIVIALNKIDKPGANPDKVREELSAINILVEEWGGKYQSQEVSAKTGAGISDLLEKVLLEAELLELKANPDRRAVGSVIEASLDKGRGYVTTILVQTGTLNVGDIVLAGPHYGRVKAMTDHRGKKMKSAGPSTPVQLLGLQGAPQAGDKVVAMETEREAREIATQRLQLQREQSMRTKKHITLDEIGRRLAIGSFKELNIIVKGDVDGSVEALSDSLLKLSTGEVAVNILSKGVGAISESDVLLASASDAIIIGFQVRPSLGARKLAEQEQIDIRLYSIIYNAINEVKDAMEGMLAPTVQEVTVATVEVRQVFNITKVGTIAGCMVTDGTIARNTKVRVVRDGIVQHTGAILALKRFKDDASEVRQGYECGISIKNYDDLREGDIIEGFEEKEVKRTL, encoded by the coding sequence ATGGCGGAAGCAGCAAGCAAACGACTGAAACAAGCGGCCACGGACCTGAACGTCGGGACCCACACAATTGTGGATTTTCTCGCGACGAAGGGAATTTCTGTTGAAAATAAACCCACCACCAAGCTGTCGGCCGATCAGGTTGCACTGCTGAACAAAGAGTTTGCGTCGTCGGCTCAGGATAAAGCCGAGGCGACCAAACGAAGCCAGTCGCTGCGTCATACCGAGCTTGAGCAAGCTTCCCAAGCCAAAGTGGTGGCCACTCCCAAGCCAGCCGAACCGGCTGCGCCGGCTCCGCAACCGGCACCTGCTCCGACGGCAGAAGCTAAGCCCGCAGCCTCGGCTCCGCAGCCGGCGCCCGCGCCAAGTGCCGACAACGGCCGCCCCGTACCCGGCTTGAAGGTGCTAGGTAAAATAGAGCTCGACGCTAAAGGTCGGCCCGTTCCGCCAAAGCCCGCGCAGCCGGCTCCGGCCCCGGCTGCTCCGGCCCCGGCTGCTGCAGCTCCGGCTCAGCCCGCGCCCTCCGCGCCTGCGCCGGCACCGGCTCCTAAGCCTGCTCCGGCCCCGCAGCCGGCGCCTGTAGCGCAGCAACCTGCAGCGCCCAAACCTGCTCCGGCACCTGCTCCGGTTGCAGCGCCGGCACCTGTAGCTGCGCCGCAAGCCGCGAAGCCGGCTCCTGCTCCGGCCCCGGCTGCTGCAGCTCCGGCTCAGCCGGCTGTGGCAGCAACAGCCCCGGCGCCTGCTCCGACTCCGGCTCCTGAGCCTCAGCTCGCCGCCCCAGCGCCGGCCGCTGCGGCACCCGCCTCGGCCGAGCAAACTACTGAGCAAGGCACTATCATTGCGCGTGCCGATCAGCTGAAAGGCCTGACGGTACTTGGCAAGATTGAGCTTCCCACCGATGCTTCGCGTCGCGGAGGAGGAAATCGTGGCGCCCGCCCGGTTGCTTCTTCGGATGTGCGCAAAGCAGGCATCGGCGATAAGAAAAAGCGCCAGCGTATTACTACGCCTGGTGGCCAGCAGCAAGGCCCCGGCCAAGGTGGCAACCAGCAGCAAGGCGGCAACCGCGCCCCCGGCACCGGCAACGACCGCCCGACGCGTCCGGCCAACCAAGGCAACCGCCCGGGTGGGCACGGCGGCCGCGACAACCGCGGTGGCAACCCCAATCGTCCGGCTCCGGCTGTTTCGCCCGAACAGAGCGACAAGCAGATTCAGGACCAGATCAAGGCTACGCTGGCTCGTTTGAGCGGTGGCCGTGGCGGCAACCAGCAAAACCGCGCTAAATACCGCCGCGATAAGCGTGCTGGTATTGCCGAAGCACAAGAGTTGGCCCGCCAGCAAAGCGAACTGGCCTCGAAAACGTTGAAGCTGACCGAATTTATTTCGGCCAACGACCTGGCCTCGCTGATGAACGCCTCGGTGAACGACGTTATCAAGGTGTGCTTGAACATGGGCATGTTCGTGTCCATCAACCAGCGCCTCGACGCCGAAGCCATTACGGTTATTGCCGATGAATTCGGCTACGATGTTGAGTTCCTGTCGGCTGAAGACGAGCAGGATGTTGCCATCGTTGACGAAGACGATCCGGACGCCCTGCAAGATCGTGCTCCGATTGTGACCATCATGGGCCACGTCGACCACGGTAAGACCTCGTTGCTTGACTACATCCGTAGCGCGCAGGTGGCAAAAGGCGAAGCCGGCGGTATTACGCAGCACATCGGTGCTTACGAAGTAACCACCGACTCGGGCCGCAAAATCACCTTCCTTGATACTCCTGGTCACGAAGCATTTACCGCTATGCGTGCCCGTGGTGCCAAGGTAACTGACATTGCCATCATCGTGGTGGCTGCCGACGACTCGGTGATGCCGCAGACGAAGGAAGCCATCAACCACGCACAAGCAGCCGGTGTACCGATTGTAATTGCGCTGAACAAGATTGATAAGCCGGGTGCAAACCCCGACAAAGTCCGCGAGGAACTGTCGGCCATCAACATCCTGGTTGAAGAATGGGGCGGTAAGTACCAGTCGCAGGAGGTGTCGGCCAAAACCGGTGCCGGCATCAGCGACCTGCTTGAGAAAGTTCTGCTAGAAGCCGAATTGCTCGAACTGAAAGCCAACCCCGATCGTCGGGCTGTGGGCTCGGTTATCGAAGCCTCGCTCGACAAAGGCCGTGGCTACGTAACCACCATTCTGGTTCAGACGGGTACGCTCAACGTAGGCGACATCGTGCTGGCAGGCCCGCACTACGGCCGCGTAAAGGCCATGACGGACCACCGCGGCAAGAAAATGAAATCGGCTGGTCCTTCGACCCCGGTTCAGCTCCTGGGTCTGCAGGGTGCACCGCAAGCCGGCGACAAGGTTGTGGCTATGGAAACGGAGCGCGAAGCCCGCGAAATTGCTACCCAACGCCTGCAGTTGCAGCGCGAGCAGTCGATGCGCACGAAAAAGCACATCACGCTCGACGAGATTGGCCGCCGCTTGGCAATCGGTTCGTTCAAAGAGCTTAACATTATTGTTAAGGGCGACGTGGACGGCTCGGTGGAAGCACTGTCGGACTCGCTGCTGAAGCTCTCGACCGGCGAAGTAGCCGTAAACATCCTCTCGAAGGGTGTGGGCGCCATCTCCGAATCGGACGTGTTGCTGGCCTCGGCTTCCGACGCCATCATCATCGGTTTCCAGGTGCGCCCGTCGCTGGGTGCGCGCAAGCTGGCCGAGCAGGAGCAAATCGACATCCGCCTCTACTCGATTATCTACAACGCCATCAACGAGGTGAAGGATGCCATGGAAGGCATGCTGGCCCCGACGGTGCAGGAGGTAACGGTAGCCACGGTGGAAGTTCGCCAGGTGTTCAACATCACGAAGGTGGGTACGATTGCCGGCTGTATGGTTACGGACGGTACCATTGCACGCAACACCAAAGTGCGCGTGGTACGCGACGGTATCGTGCAGCACACCGGAGCTATCCTGGCCCTCAAGCGCTTCAAGGACGACGCCTCGGAAGTGCGCCAAGGCTACGAATGCGGTATCTCGATCAAAAATTACGATGACTTGCGCGAAGGCGACATCATCGAAGGCTTCGAGGAAAAAGAAGTTAAGCGTACGCTGTAA
- a CDS encoding 7TM diverse intracellular signaling domain-containing protein, with product MKYLLLGVYLCLLTTLGAAAPRPDAVVVKDTARVYQLRNQGSVLATNQPLAFAQVRSASWRERFVPVTQAGAPVSAAAEVWLRYTLISAGHPATHWVLSTNTEYMDGLDVYVVQASGQVQHRRMSNALPHQQTHTLRTRHFNLGLSLPPGQSVTVYLKVPSGQVVYPAVAEQAHLLQQYREADWAMGPYFGILLALLAYNLLLYFSVRDKSYLLYVLYVGFFAVLQFDMTGYWRQVWPNDWSGFALEMRQNVVLACTIFFGTLTARAFLDSWRLLPRFDWALKATLLVAWLPLLGAFFSNPDQAIWWQALPALWTCVVLLVAGVLVLRTGYRPARYYMAGWTLLLVAVANFYLGLLGITPRSGFWAAHGVHVASALEMLLLSFGFADRINLAKRDKELAQEAAMQALQEKEAAQSQALVALRETQRAQEVALVVSRENEELQERANHELAERAAELQRAYHELHESIRTSHHLQELDELKTKLFTNISHELRTPLTLIISPLEQLLSEARHTTDAPTPPEYALMLRNARRLLQLINQLLDVARLEAGQMHLAAAPTDMVRTVRTGVSSFESLAVSCGVGLRFETKLENLEVYLDADQFDKILYNLLGNALKFTPAGGEVVVSLGQQAGQAVLRVQDTGVGIPAEHVPLIFDRFHQVDDTHTRRHGGSGIGLALVKELVALHRGNIRVLSALGEGSTFVVELPLGNAHLQAHELCPAAPMSSAVAVPLPDFIDQPDTALPVAPADARPLVLVVEDNPEVRDYIRTCLATEFRVRTANDGAQGLALLKDLEPDLIVSDLMMPQLDGLELCRRLRADEQTAHIPLVLLTARAGDETRLTSFGLGADEYLTKPFQPAELRARIHNLVQQRRLLRQRFGRAVTLQPRDIAITSADEAFLNRAMAVVEQHMANTEFSVEQFADEMALSRVQLHRKLKALTDQSTSEFVRTVRLRRAAALLQAHAGNVAEVAEAVGFSNLSYFSKCFRELHQQSPSEYATQAIAAS from the coding sequence ATGAAATACCTGTTACTCGGCGTATACCTGTGCTTGTTGACAACTTTGGGGGCGGCTGCACCTAGGCCCGATGCAGTAGTTGTGAAGGACACCGCGCGCGTGTACCAACTACGCAACCAGGGCTCGGTGCTAGCCACCAATCAACCTTTGGCCTTTGCGCAAGTACGTTCGGCCAGCTGGCGCGAGCGTTTTGTGCCGGTGACACAAGCCGGAGCTCCGGTTTCTGCAGCGGCGGAGGTATGGCTGCGCTATACCTTAATATCAGCAGGGCACCCGGCCACGCACTGGGTGTTGAGCACCAATACCGAATACATGGATGGGTTGGACGTGTACGTGGTGCAAGCCAGCGGACAGGTGCAGCACCGGCGCATGAGCAATGCGCTACCGCATCAGCAAACCCATACGCTGCGCACGCGCCACTTCAATCTAGGACTGAGTTTGCCGCCTGGGCAAAGCGTTACGGTGTACCTGAAAGTGCCGTCCGGGCAGGTGGTGTACCCTGCCGTGGCGGAGCAAGCGCACCTGCTGCAGCAGTACCGCGAGGCCGATTGGGCCATGGGGCCTTACTTCGGCATACTACTGGCGCTGCTGGCTTACAACCTGTTGCTGTATTTCTCGGTTCGGGACAAAAGCTATTTGTTGTACGTGCTGTACGTGGGCTTCTTTGCCGTCCTGCAGTTCGACATGACAGGTTACTGGCGGCAAGTGTGGCCCAACGATTGGTCGGGTTTTGCCTTGGAGATGCGCCAGAACGTGGTACTGGCCTGCACTATTTTCTTTGGCACGCTCACGGCCCGGGCTTTTCTGGACTCATGGCGTTTGTTGCCACGCTTCGATTGGGCTTTGAAAGCTACGTTGCTGGTGGCCTGGCTGCCTTTGCTGGGCGCTTTTTTCAGCAACCCCGATCAGGCTATTTGGTGGCAAGCGCTTCCTGCCCTCTGGACGTGCGTGGTGCTATTGGTGGCCGGGGTGCTGGTATTGCGCACCGGCTACCGCCCGGCCAGGTATTACATGGCCGGCTGGACGCTCCTGCTCGTGGCGGTAGCCAACTTTTACCTAGGGCTGTTGGGCATTACCCCACGTTCCGGTTTTTGGGCCGCGCACGGTGTGCACGTAGCCTCGGCCCTGGAGATGCTGCTACTTTCGTTTGGCTTTGCCGACCGCATCAACTTGGCGAAGCGTGACAAAGAGCTAGCGCAAGAAGCGGCCATGCAAGCGCTGCAAGAAAAGGAAGCAGCGCAAAGCCAGGCGCTGGTGGCCTTGCGCGAAACCCAACGCGCCCAGGAAGTTGCGTTGGTCGTATCGCGCGAGAATGAGGAGTTGCAGGAACGCGCCAACCACGAGCTGGCCGAACGCGCCGCCGAATTGCAACGCGCCTACCACGAGCTGCACGAAAGCATCCGGACCTCGCACCACCTGCAAGAGCTTGACGAACTCAAAACCAAGCTCTTTACCAATATTTCGCACGAGCTGCGCACGCCGCTTACCCTGATTATTAGTCCGCTGGAGCAACTGCTGAGCGAGGCGAGGCATACCACGGACGCACCCACCCCACCCGAGTACGCGCTGATGCTGCGCAACGCCCGCCGCTTGTTGCAGCTGATCAACCAGCTGCTCGACGTTGCCCGCCTGGAGGCTGGCCAGATGCACCTGGCCGCGGCGCCCACCGATATGGTGCGCACCGTGCGTACGGGCGTTTCGTCCTTTGAGTCGTTGGCGGTGAGCTGTGGCGTGGGGCTGCGCTTCGAAACGAAGTTGGAAAACCTGGAGGTGTACCTCGACGCCGATCAGTTCGATAAAATTCTGTACAACCTGTTGGGCAACGCGCTCAAGTTTACGCCCGCCGGCGGCGAGGTAGTGGTAAGCCTGGGTCAGCAAGCCGGGCAGGCGGTGCTGCGCGTGCAGGACACGGGCGTAGGCATACCCGCCGAGCACGTGCCGCTCATCTTCGATCGTTTTCACCAAGTCGACGACACCCACACGCGCCGGCACGGGGGCTCAGGCATCGGGTTGGCGTTGGTAAAAGAGTTGGTAGCGCTCCATCGGGGCAACATTCGGGTACTGAGCGCCCTAGGTGAGGGCAGCACGTTTGTGGTAGAGTTGCCGCTGGGCAACGCACATCTGCAAGCCCACGAGCTGTGCCCCGCCGCACCTATGAGTTCGGCCGTGGCCGTACCGCTACCCGACTTTATCGATCAACCCGACACGGCGTTGCCCGTTGCGCCTGCCGATGCGCGCCCCCTGGTGCTGGTGGTGGAAGACAACCCCGAGGTGCGCGACTACATCCGCACGTGCCTGGCTACCGAGTTTAGGGTGCGCACCGCCAACGACGGCGCACAAGGGTTGGCGTTGCTGAAAGACCTGGAGCCCGACCTGATTGTGTCGGATTTGATGATGCCGCAGCTCGACGGGCTTGAGCTGTGCCGCCGCCTGCGCGCCGACGAACAAACAGCGCACATTCCGCTGGTATTGCTTACGGCCCGCGCCGGCGACGAAACGCGCCTAACCAGCTTTGGCCTAGGTGCCGACGAGTACCTCACGAAACCGTTTCAGCCGGCCGAGCTGCGGGCGCGCATTCATAACCTGGTGCAGCAACGCCGCTTGCTGCGGCAGCGCTTTGGCCGCGCGGTTACGTTGCAGCCTCGCGACATTGCCATCACCTCGGCCGACGAAGCTTTTCTCAACCGCGCCATGGCCGTGGTGGAGCAGCACATGGCCAACACCGAATTCAGCGTGGAGCAGTTTGCCGACGAAATGGCCCTAAGCCGTGTGCAGCTGCACCGTAAGCTGAAAGCCCTAACCGATCAGTCAACCTCGGAATTTGTGCGCACCGTTCGGCTGCGGCGAGCGGCTGCGCTGCTGCAAGCCCACGCCGGCAACGTAGCCGAAGTAGCCGAAGCCGTAGGCTTCTCCAACTTATCTTACTTCAGCAAATGCTTCCGCGAGCTGCACCAACAGTCGCCCTCGGAGTACGCCACACAGGCAATTGCCGCCAGCTAA
- a CDS encoding OmpA family protein, with the protein MKTLLFILSALLLHPAVSQAQYGILERAVQRAAERKIEAAVERKITERTGDYYTQLLENGRIVSHTIQFEEGSATLLPDSQPFVKGLADMLRRDATVRVRIEAHTLLAGEAAANQKLSQRRADAVRAALVALGIDGSRLAAKGLGASQPLYSEPDDEYAPLNQRVELVKL; encoded by the coding sequence ATGAAAACGTTGTTGTTTATTCTGAGCGCACTGCTGCTGCATCCGGCGGTGTCGCAGGCCCAATACGGCATTTTGGAGCGGGCCGTGCAGCGCGCCGCCGAACGCAAGATCGAAGCCGCTGTGGAGCGCAAAATCACCGAGCGCACCGGCGACTACTACACGCAGTTGCTCGAAAACGGCCGCATCGTATCGCACACCATCCAGTTCGAAGAGGGCTCGGCTACGCTGCTGCCCGATTCGCAACCCTTCGTGAAAGGCCTAGCTGACATGCTGCGCCGCGACGCCACCGTGCGCGTGCGAATTGAGGCCCACACGCTGCTCGCGGGCGAGGCCGCCGCCAATCAAAAACTCTCGCAACGCCGCGCCGATGCCGTGCGAGCCGCTTTGGTGGCCCTAGGTATCGATGGCTCGCGCCTCGCGGCCAAGGGCCTGGGGGCCTCACAGCCGCTCTACTCCGAACCCGACGACGAGTACGCCCCGCTCAACCAGCGCGTGGAGCTCGTTAAGTTGTAA
- the mscL gene encoding large conductance mechanosensitive channel protein MscL has protein sequence MGFVSEFKEFISKGNVLDLAVGVIIGASFGKIVTSLTDDIIMPVLSLFTRGIDFKQMFVSLDGNQYDTLEAAQAAKAATLNYGNFINALIYFLVIAFVIFWVVKLANRFKKPAPVAVVSEPAPTKEALLLAEIRDALRARA, from the coding sequence ATGGGCTTCGTTTCCGAATTCAAAGAGTTTATTTCCAAAGGCAACGTACTCGATCTGGCCGTCGGTGTCATCATCGGCGCCTCGTTTGGCAAAATCGTAACGTCGCTGACCGACGACATCATTATGCCGGTGCTGAGCTTGTTTACGCGCGGTATCGATTTCAAGCAGATGTTTGTGTCGCTCGACGGCAACCAGTACGATACGCTGGAGGCCGCCCAGGCCGCCAAAGCCGCGACGCTCAACTACGGCAATTTCATCAATGCCCTGATTTACTTCCTGGTTATTGCCTTTGTCATTTTCTGGGTGGTGAAGCTGGCCAACCGCTTTAAAAAACCGGCTCCAGTAGCCGTGGTTTCGGAGCCTGCGCCCACCAAAGAGGCCCTGTTGCTAGCCGAGATTCGCGACGCCTTGCGGGCCCGCGCCTAG
- a CDS encoding enoyl-CoA hydratase/isomerase family protein: MLPELENLALDRTDDGILTITLNRPSKLNALNAATIEEIGQAMQFALDEPSVRGVILTGAGEKAFVAGADIAELAALSEPLARRTAERGQEVFCSIEESNKPVIAAVNGFALGGGCELAMACHIRVASDNARFGQPEVNLGLIPGYGGTQRLTQLVGKAKALELMMTADLVKADEALRLGLVNHVVPQAELLGFCRQLLGRVLTKAPLAVGQVIDCVNAYFEPERHGYQTEVNAFARCFASEDFKEGTQAFLEKRPAVFRGE, translated from the coding sequence ATGCTACCAGAACTCGAAAACCTCGCGCTCGACCGCACCGACGACGGCATTCTAACCATTACCCTCAACCGCCCCAGCAAGCTCAACGCCCTGAACGCGGCCACCATCGAGGAAATTGGCCAAGCCATGCAGTTTGCTCTCGACGAGCCTTCGGTGCGCGGCGTAATCCTAACCGGCGCCGGCGAGAAGGCGTTTGTGGCCGGTGCCGACATTGCCGAGCTTGCGGCCCTGAGCGAGCCGCTGGCCCGCCGCACGGCCGAGCGTGGCCAAGAGGTGTTTTGCTCCATCGAGGAAAGCAACAAACCGGTAATTGCCGCCGTCAACGGCTTTGCCCTAGGTGGCGGCTGCGAGCTGGCCATGGCCTGCCACATCCGGGTCGCTTCCGACAATGCCCGCTTCGGCCAGCCCGAAGTAAACCTAGGGCTGATTCCGGGCTACGGCGGCACGCAACGCCTAACCCAACTGGTGGGCAAAGCCAAAGCCCTGGAGCTGATGATGACCGCCGACTTGGTGAAAGCCGATGAGGCCCTGCGCCTGGGCTTGGTAAACCACGTGGTGCCGCAGGCCGAGCTGCTGGGCTTCTGCCGCCAGTTGCTCGGGCGCGTTCTTACCAAAGCCCCGTTGGCCGTGGGTCAGGTAATCGACTGTGTAAATGCTTACTTCGAGCCCGAGCGCCACGGGTACCAAACCGAGGTAAATGCCTTTGCCCGCTGCTTCGCCTCCGAGGATTTTAAAGAAGGCACGCAGGCATTCCTCGAAAAGCGCCCGGCCGTGTTCCGCGGCGAGTAA